From the genome of Methanomassiliicoccus sp.:
AGAAGACCGACCGTCTGGACGCGGAATGGATCGGTCGCTGCCTCCGTCTGTGGAAGAACGGCGAGATCGAGCTGTCCATGTCCTACTTTCCGACGGAACGGGAGGCGGAGCTGAAGGACCTCTGCCGTTACAAGGAGGAGCTCTCTAACAAGCTGGGCGATGAAGTGAGGCGAATAAGATCGCACATGCACCGCAACTGTCTGGAACTGCCTCCGCAGTTCCAGGATATCTCGACGAAGAAGTCTAGAGAGTTCTTGTTAACGAGCTACGGGCACGATTACACCTTGATGAGGAGGGTCGATGGCTACGCAGCTCTGCTCAAGGAGTCGGAGCGTGTGGCCAGGGAGATCGAGCGTCGAGGTTCGAACGATAGGAACGTCGAACTTTTGGAATCGATACCGGGCATAGGACGGCAGACCGCCGTCCAGCTGATGTCCATGATCATCGACGTGAGCAGGTTCCAAGGTCCGGAGAAGCTGTGCGCGTACTTCGGCATGGTACCTCGAGTACGCGATTCAGGAGGCAAGGAACATCATGGTCGAATGACCAAGAACGGGGATCCCATGATGCGTTCCATCATCGAAGGCATAACTCTCTCGCACATCCGCTTCTGCGATTCGACGATAACTGAGTACTTCAAGCGCAAGTCCAGGGAGATGGGCGTCAAGAAGGCGCTCATGTCCGCGGCACGTAAGATGCTGGCCGTGATACACGCGGTCCTAGTGAGAGGAACGCCGTTCACACCTTGAATGGACGGTTCCACGTTCGATGCGCGCTCTACGAGACGAGAGGATGAGGACCGAGGACAATGCCGTCCTTCCTTTTTGCGGAGCTTGCCGCCTGTTAAAATCACGGAGACGTCCGGAGGTCCAGGCTCGAAATGTCATTCTGCGGACGCTGCCGCCTAAGTAAATTGGGATGTTCCTCGAACTCGAAGATGCTCGCACGGACGAGCGGTGGACAGCGCAAGCCATAAAGAACGGGCAACGCAATTCAGGATAAGCCGCGCTTTTAGTCAAAGTAAAAGGAAAGGGGGGGGTGGGACCTCCTCCCCACTTGATGTGTAAGATGTTCAACCTTTCAGCATGTCCTTCAGGTCGGCATCGGGATCGCCAACGGCCTTCCATCCGAACTTATCCTGGATGAGCTTCCAGTTGTTGGGGGTGATGAAAGCCGGAAGGGTGGGCCCGAGCCTGACATCACGGATCCCCAGTGCCAGCAGGGTTAGGACGATGGCCACTGCCTTTTGCTCGAACCAGGACAGCACGATGCTCAGAGGGAGATCGTTGACCTCCACATTGAACGCCTTGGACAGTTCCACCGCCAGTACGATGGCGGAGTATGTATCGTTGCACTGGCCTAGGTCAAGGAGCCGCGGTATGCCGCCGATATCCCCGAACTCCTGGTCATTGAACCTGTACTTGCCACAGGCAAGGGTCATGATCACGCTGTCCTGGGGTATCTTCTCTGCAAGCTGGGTGTAATAATCACGCCCAGGGGTGGCTCCGTCGCATCCTCCCACTAGGAAGAAGTGCTTCAACTTGCCGGTCTTCACCGCGTCTATGATCACTGGTGCCAAGGATAGGACCGCCTTGTGGTGAGCGCCGGTCAACATGTCGGGGCCTTGGCGTTCGGGAAGGTCCCCTATCCTCTTGGCATGCTCAATGATCTCGCTGAAGTCCTTACGGTCGGCGATGTGCTTCACTCCCGGGACCGCAGCCACGCTGGTGGTGTACAACCTGTCCTTGTAGCTCTCGGGTGGGATGAGCACACAGTTAGTCGTTACCAGAACTGGTCCGCCGAACTCATCGAACTCCTTCTTCTGCTTCTGCCAGGCTCCGCCATAGTTGCCGATAAGGTTCTTGTACTTCTTCAGCTCAGGATAGGCATTGGCGGGCAGCATCTCCCCATGGGTGTAAACGTTCACTCCCGTGCCCTGGGTCTGCTGCAGCAGGGCCTCCAGGTCCAGAAGGTCATGCCCAGTCACCAGGATCCCTGGCCCCTTAACGGTGCCCGTGCGAACCTTTGTAGGCCCAGGAAGTCCGAAATGCTCGGTGTTACCGGCATCGAGCATCTGCATGGCCTTGAGGTTTATCATCCCCGCCTTCATTAGCGTGTTCCATAGATCCTCCTGAGAGAAGTCAACGTTCGTCAAGGTCTTGAACAGAGCTTCCTCGATGAACTCATCCACCTCTGGGTCCGTCTTACCCAGCAGGCGGGCATGGTAGGCATATGCCGCGATCCCCTTGAGGCCGAAAAGCAGAGTGTCCATCAGGGATTGGACATCCTCGTCCTTCCCGCATACTCCCCGGACCGTACAAGCAATACCCTTCACGGTCTGCTGGCATTGGTTACAGAACATAGCCATGTGATCTCACCAATGTATCTACCCATCTTGAGATATATAACCTATCACATGATGAAAAATAAGATAATACGATTAAATAGTTATAAAAAATAGGCTTGTGCTGAAATGGTGCTTACTCTCGATGAAAAGGACAAGATAATCATTTCCATGTATTCTTCCGACCCCAATGTGTCCCAGGAGTCGATCGCCAAGGTGCTCCGCCTATCCCAGCCATCTGTCGCTAGCCGGGTGGCCAAACTGAGGGAGAGGGGCGCACTTGAACTGAACGCGGGAGTTAGCCCCTTGAGAATGGGCCTCTACCTGGCCAAGGTGGACCTGTCCTCGACGAACCCATCGGTGATCTTGAACAGGTTCGTCGATTGCCCCTATTTTGCCAATGGTTTCAGCGTCTCCGGCCGTCATAACCTTTGCCTGTTCTTCTTCAGTGAGAGCGTGACCACTCTGGAGTCCATAGTGAACGGCCACATACGGTCCGACCCTTCGGTCACGGATGTGGACTTCGATATCGTGATCTCCTCCCAGAAGGATTTCATAATACCTGTGAAGCTCAAGCCAGAGAGGAGCAGCAAGCCACCGTGCGGCATCAACCTCAACTGCACAGACTGCCCCTCCTTCAAGGGTAAAAAATGCATGGGCTGCCCGGTCACAGGCCAGTACCAAGGTACGTTCTATTGAGCATCAGAACTATCGTCCCAGCCCTTTGTCCTCCTCGGACGGCATTTCCCCCGGCCATGGGGCCATTTCCCTCATCAGGGGCTTGGTGATGGACATCAGCAGGGCCGAGGTGACCTTGAGCCGGGCCCCGACCTTGACATCGTAATAGAAGTCGCCCTTGTCCTTGTAGAACTCGTAATCTGCTGGCA
Proteins encoded in this window:
- a CDS encoding IS110 family transposase: MKYIGLDVHKDCTVACAISAGGKAVMSAEVRTNASGLQELHERMHGTEYAVMMESSTYSYVVYRFFSKLGVEAYVVHARSLKMITDTDKKTDRLDAEWIGRCLRLWKNGEIELSMSYFPTEREAELKDLCRYKEELSNKLGDEVRRIRSHMHRNCLELPPQFQDISTKKSREFLLTSYGHDYTLMRRVDGYAALLKESERVAREIERRGSNDRNVELLESIPGIGRQTAVQLMSMIIDVSRFQGPEKLCAYFGMVPRVRDSGGKEHHGRMTKNGDPMMRSIIEGITLSHIRFCDSTITEYFKRKSREMGVKKALMSAARKMLAVIHAVLVRGTPFTP
- the hcp gene encoding hydroxylamine reductase: MFCNQCQQTVKGIACTVRGVCGKDEDVQSLMDTLLFGLKGIAAYAYHARLLGKTDPEVDEFIEEALFKTLTNVDFSQEDLWNTLMKAGMINLKAMQMLDAGNTEHFGLPGPTKVRTGTVKGPGILVTGHDLLDLEALLQQTQGTGVNVYTHGEMLPANAYPELKKYKNLIGNYGGAWQKQKKEFDEFGGPVLVTTNCVLIPPESYKDRLYTTSVAAVPGVKHIADRKDFSEIIEHAKRIGDLPERQGPDMLTGAHHKAVLSLAPVIIDAVKTGKLKHFFLVGGCDGATPGRDYYTQLAEKIPQDSVIMTLACGKYRFNDQEFGDIGGIPRLLDLGQCNDTYSAIVLAVELSKAFNVEVNDLPLSIVLSWFEQKAVAIVLTLLALGIRDVRLGPTLPAFITPNNWKLIQDKFGWKAVGDPDADLKDMLKG
- a CDS encoding Lrp/AsnC family transcriptional regulator — its product is MVLTLDEKDKIIISMYSSDPNVSQESIAKVLRLSQPSVASRVAKLRERGALELNAGVSPLRMGLYLAKVDLSSTNPSVILNRFVDCPYFANGFSVSGRHNLCLFFFSESVTTLESIVNGHIRSDPSVTDVDFDIVISSQKDFIIPVKLKPERSSKPPCGINLNCTDCPSFKGKKCMGCPVTGQYQGTFY